CGCACCGGGGCCTGCGCATCGGGGAACGCTGGTACTCGCACGTGATCGATCCGCGCACGGGCGCCCCCGTGCAGGACACGCCGGGCGTGACCGTCACCGCGCCCGAGTGCGCCGCGGCCGACGCGCTCGCCACCGCCCTGAGCGTCCTGGCGCCCTGCGCCGCGCTGGCCCTGGTGAACGACCTGCCCGGCTGCGAGGCGCTGATCGTGACCAGGGACGGCCAGAAGCTGAGCAGTGACGGCTGGCGCGGCCGTCCCGCTGCCATGCGGCCGGCGTGGCCCGCCCCCGCCCTCCGCTGACCGCGCGGCCGGCCCGCTCCTTAACGCGGGGCTAACCGCCCTGTCCGATCCTGCACCCGACAGGACCAAGGAGGCACCATGACACACATTCCGACGAACACGCGCCGCCGTTTCCTGGGGAAACTCGCGGCCGCCACCGCCCTCACCGTATTCCGTCTCGCGCCCGCGCAGGCCGCCGCCGCCAGCACCGCCGGGCGGTGGGCGACCGGCATGGTCCTGGACATCAACTTCACGGTCGCCACCCAGGCCACCGGCCGCGTCAAACGCCCCTACGTGGCCGTCTGGATCGAGGACGAGGCCGGGAACACCGTGCGCACCCTGACCGTGTGGGTGCAGCAGTCCCGCATGAACCCCCGCTGGCTGCAGGAACTGCGCCGCTGGACCCGCCAGAACAGCGCCATGCTCGCCACCGTGTCCTCGGCCACCCGCAACCCCGGCACGTACGCCGTCGCCTGGGACGGCAAGACCGACCGGGGCGCCACGGCCACCCAGGGCACCTACTACGTGTGCGTCGAGGCGGCCCGCGAGCACGGCCCGTACTCGCTGGTGCGTGAGAAGGTCACGGTCGGCGCGGCGTCGTTCCGGAAGACCCTGGGGGCCAACAACGACATCGAGGCTGCCAGTGTCAACTTCAGCAGGGCCTGAGCAGGGGGGCGCCGCGCGGGTCCGCTCCGCGCCCCGCCCGCGCACCCTGAAAGCCCGCACGAACGTCTGGCTGCGCTGGGCGCACACGTACACCAGCATGATCAGCCTGCTGGTCGTGCTGTTCTTCAGCCTGACCGGCATCACCCTGAACCACCCGGACTGGGTGTTCGGCACGAGAGAAACCACGAAAACGGTGACCGGCACCCTCCCGGCCGGCTGGATCAGCGGCAGCGCGGTCGACTGGCTGAGCGTCGCCGAGGAACTCCGCGCGCAGCAGGGCCTCAGGGGCCGCGCCAGCGACCCCCGCCTGGACGGCCAGGAGGCCAGCCTCTCGTTCCTGGCGCCCGGCTACAGCGCCGACACCTTCATCGACACGCAGACCGGCCGGTACGAGACGACCATCCTCGCGCAGGGCGCCGTGGCCGTCATGAACGACCTGCACAAGGGCCGCGACGCCAGCCCCGCCTGGAAATGGGTGATCGACCTGAGCGCCGTGTTCCTGACCGTCATCTCCCTGACCGGCCTGGGCATCCTGCTGTACCTGAAAAAGACGCGCGTGCAGGCCCTGAGCGTCATGGGTGTCGGCGCCGCGCTGACCGTCCTGCTGGCCTGGCAGGCCAGCCGATGACCGACCCTGCCCGCCGTGACGGATCTTCCCGTTCCCCTCGGCCGCGGAGGGTATCGTGGCCCGCATGACCGTTGCCACGAGGACCTACACCCCCGCCGAAGTCACGGCGTTCTACGACGCGCACCGCACCGTCCGCCAGTACCAGACCCATGTGGACGGCTCGCCGCTGCCGCTGCCCGCCGATCACCTGGAAGCCATCCTGCACGCCACGCAGCGCGCCCCGACCGACGCGACGGCGCAGCTGTACTCCCTGATCCGCATCACCCGCCCGGAACTGCGCGCCCGCCTCGCGGAACTGACCACCAACGCGCACATCGCCACGGCCAGCGAGGCCTTCGTCGTGTGCGCCGACGTGCGCCGCGTGGAGCGCGTGCTGGAAGTCAGCGGCAGGCAGGCCGGGCAGTGGCCGGCCATCGCCGTGCACTTCGGCATCGGGGACGCCGTCATGGCCGGCACCAACCTGCTGACCGCCGCCGAGATGCTCGGCTACCAGGGCTGCTGGATCGGCGGCGTCCTGAACGGCCTGGACGGCATCATCGAGGAACTGAAGCTCCCGCAGGGCGTGCTGCCCTTCGCCGCGCTGACCATCGGCACGCCCGCCGAGAACGCCCCGTACCGCCCCCGCGTGCCGCGCCCGCTGGTCATCCACACCGACACGTACCACGACGGGAGCGACGACGAGATCCGCGAGGCCGTGCAGGTCATGAACCCCATCGCGGCGCGCGGCGATCAGCCCGGCGACTGGGCGCGCCTGCTCACCATGTACTTCGGGCAGGGGGGCGGCATGGAAGCCCGCGAACCCGGCCTGGTCGCGGCCCTGAAGAAACAGGGCCTCTGGGCCGGCGCCGAGTAAAGCCGCCCCCGAGGAGCACCGGCACCCCGCGCCCGCTGTCCGGCGCGGGGGTCTTCGTTGCCGGGCAAGGCCAGCAGGGCTGCCGGGCGGGGTCGCTGACCGGGCGTCCGCTGACCTGCCTGCCTCCGGGCGGCGCGTGGATGCGCCGCGCTCCGTACAATGCGCACGTGAGCCAATCCAACCCCGATGCCCCCGGCGAGCCCGCTGCGCCCGTGAAGTACGACCTGACCACCCTGGCCGCCCGCGCGGGCGAGGAGGCCCGCCCCAACCGCGCGGCCGCGCTGGTGGAACCCATCTACCAGAGCACCGTGTACGCGTTCGCGGACCTGGACGACCTGGACCGCGCCATGAGCGGCGAGGATCCCGCCAGCTTCTACTACCGCAACGGCACCCCGAACGCCGCGACCCTGGAACGCGCCCTGGCGACCCTGGAAGGCACCGGGGCCGCGCTGGTGGCCGGGAGCGGCATGGCGGCCATCAGCGCCGCGCTGCTGGGCGTCCTGAAGGCCGGGGATCACGTGATCACGGACGCCCGCGTGTACGGCGTGACGTACGCCCTGCTGGCCGAGGAGTTCCCCCGCCTGGGCATCGAGGTGTCGTTCGTGGACGCCTGCGACCTGAACGAGGTCGAGGACGCCTTCCGGCCGAACACCCGCGTGGTGCACGTGGAGAGCCTCACGAACCCGCTGCTGACCGTGCCGGACGTGCCCGCCCTGGCGCGGCTGGCGCACGGACGCGGCGCGCTGCTGAGCGTGGACAACACCTTCGCCAGTCCCGCCGTGTTCCGCCCGGCCGAGCACGGCGCGGACCTCGTGACGCACTCGGTCAGCAAGTACCTCAGCGGGCACTCATCGGCGTTCGGGGGCGTGCTGTGCGCCTCGCCGGAACTGGTGGCGCTGGCCCGCACGCGCCTGCTGCGCCTGGGCGGCACCATCTCTGCCTTCGACGCCTGGATGACCATGCAGGGCCTCAAGACGCTGGGCCTGCGCATGCGCGCCCACAGCGGCAACGCGCAGGCGGTCGCGGACGTGCTGGTCAACCACCCGCGCGTCAGGGCCGTGTACCACCCGGGGCTCAGTGACCACCCGCAGTTCCACCTCGCCATGGACCTGTTCCCGCAGGGCTTCGGCGGGATGCTGAGCGCCGACATCGAGGACGCGCCGCGCTTCGTCAGGGCCCTGGCTGGCCGCATTCCGCTCGCGCCGTCGCTGGCGGACGTGATCACCACGCTGTCCTGGCCGTGGGGCACCTCGCACCGCCCGCTGCCGGAACCCGAACGCCGCCGCCTGGGCATCACCCCGAACCTGCTGCGCCTGAGCATCGGCATCGAGGACATCGGCGACCTGCTGGGCGACTTCGAGGCCGCGCTGGACGCGTAGAAGACCTGTGGTTCAGGGGGGTGTCCTCGGGTACGGAACACCCCTAACGTCACCTCCCTCACCGTGTTGGGTTCTCATGAAGGCGCACAGTGGGCCGCATGACGACTTCACGTGAAGTGCAACTCGCGGCCCGCCCCCAGGGCGAACCCAGGAACAGCGATTTCAACATCGTGGACATCGACCTGCCCGCCCCCGGTCAGGGCCAGATTCAGGTGCGGAACCTGTTCCTGACCGTCGACCCGTACATGCGCGGCCGCATGAACGACGTCAAGAGCTACACCCCGCCCTTCGCGCTGGGGGAGACCATGACCGGCGGGGCCGTCGGCGTCGTCACGCACAGCGAGGACGCCCGCGTGCCCGTCGGCGCGCACGTCCTGCACGACCAGGGCTGGCGCACCCACGCCAACATCGACGCCGGGCGCGTGAAGGTCCTGCCGGAACTCGCGGGCGTGCCCCTCAGCGCGTACCTGGGCGTGCTCGGCATGCCCGGCCTGACCGCCTACGCGGGCCTGCTGCGCACCGCTGAATTCAGGGAAGGTGACGTGGTGTTCGTGTCCGGCGCGGCCGGCGCGGTCGGCAGCGCCGTCGGCCAGATCGCCCGCCTGAAAGGTGCCTCGCGCGTGATCGGCAGCGCCGGCAGCGCCGGGAAGGTCGCGCACCTGACCGGTGAGCTGGGCTTCGACGCCGCCTTCAACTACAAGGACGGTCCCGTCAGCGAGCAGCTCAGGGCCGCCGCGCCAGACGGCATCGACGTGTACTTCGACAACGTCGGCGGCGAGCACCTCGAGGCCGCGATCAGCGCCATGCACTCCATGGGCCGCATTGCCATCTGCGGCATGATCAGCCAGTACAACGCCACCGAACCCACCCCCGGCCCCCGCAACATGGTGCAGATCATCGGCAAGCAACTCACGGTGCGCGGCTTCCTGGTCACGCCCCACTACGACCTGTTCGACACCTTCGCACAGGAAGTCGGCGGCTGGATCGCCAGCGGCCAGATGAAATTCGACGAGACCGTCGTGGAAGGCATCGACCGGACGCCCGAGGCCTTCATGGGTCTCCTGAAGGGCCAGAACACCGGCAAGATGATCGTCAAGCTGTAAGACGGACTCCGATTGAATGGCTTTGTAAGCCATTCAATCCGAGCGGAGCGAGTAGGAGCCGAAACGGGTTCCGGGCGTGGAGTGGGCAGATCGGTGACCTTCCGATCTGTCCACGAAACAGACGGAACCCGTGCACAGGAGGGGGGGCCGGACGCTCAGCGTGTCCGGCCCCCCCCTCTGGTGTCGTGCTGCGCTTACGCCAGGGCGGCGATGACGGCGTTCGTGAATTCCTCGGTGCCGGCGGTGCCGCCGAGGTCACGGGTGCGGGGGCCCTCGACGAGGACCTTGTTCACGGCCGCGTCGATGCGGCGGGCCGTTTCGTGGTCGCCAATGTGGTCGAGCATCAGCACGGCGGCCAGGATGGTCGCGGTGGGGTTGCTGATGCCCTGCCCGGCGATGTCCGGCGCGCTGCCGTGCACGGACTCGAAGATGCCGAACTTGTCGCCCACGTTGCCGCTGGCGGCGATGCCCAGGCCGCCGACCAGACCGGCGGCAAGGTCGGACAGGATGTCGCCGAACATGTTCGTCATGACCATCACATCGAACTGCTGGGGGTTGCGCACGAGCTGCATGGCGGCGTTGTCCACGATCATCGTGCCCGTGTTCAGGCCCTCGACGGTCTTCGCGTGGTCGAGGATGGTGTTCAGGAACAGCCCCTGCGTGACGGGCAGCACGTTGGCCTTGTGCACAACCGTCAGGCGCTGGCTGCGCTTCATGGCGAGGTCCGCGGCGAACCTGCCGATGCGCTCGCTGGCGTCCTTGGTGATGACGGTGTCGGCGATGGCGGTGTCGCCGTAACGCCGCTCCTGTTCCACGTACAGGCCCTGGGTGTTCTCACGGACGATCACCAGGTCGACGTTCTCGTACGCGCCGGGCACCGGGCGGGTCTTGGTGGGGCGCACGTTGGCGTACAGGCCGTACTTCTGACGCAGGTGACGGATCGCGCCGGAGAACCCGGCGGGTTTCTCGCCGCTGGGGCTGGTGGCCGCGCCGAACAGGGTCGCGTGGGTGTTCTCCACGGCGTCGTAGGTGGCCTGCGGGACGCTGGTGCCGTGATCCAGGAAGTACTCGTACCCGGCCTCGGCGTGCACGTACTCGGCGCTGAAGCCGGCGGCGTCCAGCACGCGGCGGGTCGCGGGGATGACTTCGTGGCCGATGCCGTCGCCTTCAATTAAACAGATGCGGTAAGTCGCCATAACCTGCACAGTCTAATGCACCTTTGTATTTCTATTCACCCTTGCGCGGGGCGCGGCACGTTACCCGCCGCGTGACGCACCCCCCAACTGGAAGCGTTTCAACCGGCTGGGCGCGGGGATTCCGGCGAGGCCATGAGCCGAGCGGCCAGGTCATGCGCCAGCAGCGGTCCCAGCAGGAAACCCTTGCTGCTCAGGCCGCTCAGCCGCCACGAACCGTCGGGTTGCAGTCCGGCGCGCAGCCCGGACAGGCGCGACCCGGTCCAGCGGCCCGTGACCCGCGCGCCCCGCAGCCCGGTCAGCGCCGCGCCCTTGCCCAGCAGCCACCCCAGCGAGCCCAGCGGCAGCCCCTCCGGCGCCCAGGTGGGAGCGGGCGTCTCGAAGGTCGCGCCCAGCACCCCGCCCGCCGCGGCCGGGGCGAGGTACGCGCCGAAACTGACGGGCACGCCGGTCACGGCGCGGTCCAGGGTCAGCAGGCTGCCCATGCGGTGCGTGCCCGCCTCGCCCCGCCACGCGCTGCCCACCGAACCGCCGCAGAACACCACGGCGTCGGCATGCAGGGTGTCGCGGCGCAGGGGGTCGCCGTCCGCCAGCGTGACCGTGCAGGCCGTCCAGTCCAGCGCGCGTCCGGTGACGACCTGCGCCCCGGACGCCCGCACCAGGGCGCGGGTGAAGGCCGGGCCGTCCACCCACCCGCCCTCCGGCAGGTGCAGGACGTGCGCCCAGCCGGGAGTCAGGGGTTCCGGCGCGTCTGCGGGGGTCAGCCACCCGTGGCGCAGCGCGGCTGGCAGGTTCCGCTCGAACCGCGCCCGCGTGCGGTCGTCCGGGATGGGCCGCAGCACGCCCGTCTGCCCGTGCGGCACGGCCCAGCCCGCCGCGCACAGCTCGCGCAGCAGCGCCCAGGTGAAGGCCATGCCGTCCAGCGCGCGGGCGTCCACGCCGCCCGACTGCCCGCGCACCGGGTTGATCAGGGCGCTCGGCACGCCACTGGCGCGGTGCAGCCCGGCGTCCACGACCGTCACCCGTGCGCCCGCGCGGGCCAGGAAGTACGCCACCGACGCCCCCGCGATCCCCGCCCCGATCACGATGACGTGCATCAGCCCTCCTGCACGGCGCGCAGGCACTCGCGTTTGCCGGGCGCGCCGGGGCGGCGTTCCACGCGCAGCCCGGCCGCCCCCAGGGCGCGGCGCACGTGCCCGGCGGCGCTGTACGTGCCCAGCACCCCGCCCGGCGCGAGCGTGCCCGCCACCCGCGCCACGAACTCCGGCGTCCAGACCTCCGGGTTGCGGGACGGCGAGAAGCCGTCCAGGTACAGCGCGCTCGCCCAGGCGTCCGGCAGCGGGGCGGTCAGCACGTCCGCGAAGGTCACGGTGACGCTCACGCCGCCCGCCTGCACCTGTATCTCCCGCGGCAGGTCCTGCGGCCCCAGGCCCGACTCCGGCCACGCCGCGAGCAGCGCCTCCCAGACCGGGTGCGCCGCGCCCTGACCGCCGCGCGCCACCTCGCGCAGCAGGGCGCGGGGGGCCGGGTCGAACTCGAAGGCGTGGTACGCCAGCGCCGCGCCGCGCGCCGCCGCGTCCGCCACCGTCGCGCGGAAGTTCACGCCCAGCCCGAACCCCACCTCCAGCACGCGCGGGGCCGGGTGAACGTGCGTGTCCGTGCCCTCCAGAAAGACATGCCGCGCCTGCGCCGCCGCGCCGTGCCGCGACCCGTACGCCTCCCCGAAACGGACGCTGTGCGCCGTGCGCGACCCGTCCGGCGTGAGCAGGATCCCGCCGGGCACGGCGTCAGGCAGGGGGAACAGGGGAGAGGCGTCGTCCGGCATCACCCCCCACCATACGGGAGGGCCAGCGCTGCGGCCCAGGGACAGGCGGCCGGGGCGCTGGGTGTACACTCGGCAGTACCCAGCGTTCACGTTCACGGTTGCCGGTGTGCGTTCGCCCGCCTCCCAGTCCCCCCCAAAGGATCGGTGGTTCGTGTGCCCGTTCGGATCGTCAGTCTCGCCGCCCACAGTGGCGCCGGTAAAACCACGCTCTCCGAGGCCCTGTTGCTGCGCAGCGGGGCCATCTCACGCGCCGGACGGGTCGAGGACGGCACCGCCCGCAGCGACCACACCGACGCCGAGAAGACCCACGGGTTCTCCATCCAGACCGGCGTCGTCCGCCTCGCCCACCGCGGGACGGACATCACGCTGCTCGACACGCCCGGCTACGCCGACTTCGTCCGCGAGATCCGGGGCGGCATCCGCGCCGCCGATACCGCCGTGATCGTCGTGAGTGCCGTCAGCGGCGTCGAGGTCGGCACCGAACGCGTCTGGGCGACCGCCGACCGCTTCGCCATGCCGCGCCTGATCGCCGTGAACCAGATGGACCGCGACCGCGCCAACTACCACGCCGTCCTCGCCGACCTGCGCGCCAGCCTCAGCGGGCCGGTTGCCCCGGCCTACCTGCCGCTCGGCGAGGGCGCCGACTTCCGGGGCGTCGTGAACGTCCTGACCGGCGAGGTCAGCCCCCCCCAGGACCTGCCGCCCAGCGACCGCGCCGCCCTGCAAGCCGCGCAGACCGCCCTGACCGACGCCATCGTCGAGACCGACGACGACCTCATGAACCGCTTCCTGGACGGCAGCCCCATCAGCACCGACGAACTGCACGCCGCCTTCACGCGCGCCGTGCACGCCGGCACGCTCTACCCCGTCATTCCGGTCAGTGCGCACAGCGGCGCAGGCGTGGACGCCCTCCTCGACCTGATGGTCACGGGCCTGCGCAGCGCCCGCGAACGCGGCCCCCTGACCGGCGTGGACGGCCAGACCCGCGACCCCACCCCCGACGCGCCGCTCAGCGCACGGGTGTGGCGGGTGTCCATCGACCCCTTCGTGGGCAAGCAGGCCTTCATCCGCGTCTGGAGCGGCACGCTGCGCCCCGGCGACATCCTGCGCAACACCACGCAGGACCTGGACGTGCGCCCCATGCACCTGTACGTCCCGAACGGCAAGGACCTCACGGAAGTCACGGAGCTGCCCGCCGGCAGCATCGGCGTCCTCACCAAACTCCCGGACCTGCACGCCGGGGACACCCTCGCCGACCCCGCCCTGCCCATCCGGTACGACCCGCTGTGGCTGCCCGACCCGGTCCACACGGTCGCCATCCACCCCGCCACCCGCCAGGACGAGGACAAGCTCGGCGCGGCCCTCGCGAAACTGCGCGAGGAGGACCCCACCCTGCACTACTCGCGCGAGGCGCAGACCGGCGAGCAACTCCTGTCGGGCATGGGTGAGATGCACCTGAACATCGCCGTGGAGAAACTCGCCGCGCAGGGTGTCACCGTGACCACCACCACCCCCCGCATCCCCTACCGCGAGACCATCCACGCGCCCGCCGAGGCGCAGGGCAAACACAAGAAACAGAGCGGCGGACACGGCCAGTACGGCGACTGCCGCATCCGCATCGAGCCCGGCCCCGGCTTCAGCTTCCGCTCCGCCGTGGTGGGCGGCGCCATCCCCGGCAAGTACATCCCCAGCATCGAGAAGGGCGTGCAGGACGCCATGCTCAGGGGACCCCTGGCCGGATACCCCATGCAGGACGTCCACGTCACCGTCCTCGACGGCAGCTACCACGACGTGGACAGCAGCGACATCGCCTTCCGCACCGCCGGCAGCCTCGCCCTGAAAAACGCCGTGGCGAACGCCCGCCCGGGCCTTCTGGAACCCGTCCTGCAACTGCGCGTCCGCGCCCCGGCCTCCTTCACCGGGGACCTGATCAGCGACCTCCAGACCCGCCGCGCCCGCGTGCAGGGCATGGACCCCGAGGGGACCGTCATCACCGTCACCGCCCTCGTCCCGCAAGCTGAACTCCAGACGTACAGCGCCGACCTGCGCTCCCTGACCGGCGACCGCGGCGCCTTCAGCGTCAAACCCCACGGGTACCAGGCGGTCCCGGAACCCCTCGCCAAAAAAATCATCGAGACGCGACAGGGCGAACTCGCCGGGGCGTAGGTCAAGGGCCCAGGTCAGGGAAGGTTTCTCGAATCACGCGGCCATTCCGGAAGGTGGTGACCTGATCTCCGTAAGGAACTCCGCCGATGACCGTCCAGGTGGGTGCGCGCAGCAGGGTCTTCACGTCGGTCAGAGGTTCGTCGGGTGCGCCGCGCAGCCACAGGAGGTCCGTGGCGCTCAGGCCGACGCTGGAGGCGCGGGGCTGGCTGCTGAGGCGCTGCACGTCACCGGGTGGGGGCGTGAAGCTCAGCGTGCGGTTCAGGTGCGTCTCGTCCACGAAGGCGACACGGAACGTCGTGCAGGACTTCACCTCCAGTCCCTGCCACCAGCGGGGGAGAGGCCCGTTCCCGCTGCTGCCTGAGACGGGTTCCACTGGTCCCTGTGGTTCGAGCGTGAGGATGATGGCCTGCGGCGTTCTCTGCTCGCGGACATGTCCTTTCACGCCGATTTCAACCTCGCGCGGGCCGGTCTGTTCGACCTGCGTGACCCGGACCGGGGTGGTGAGTGGAATGAAGAACTCGGTGGTACTGCTCCCCCGGACGCAGCGCAGCGGGCCGCCGCCGTACACCCAGACGTCCCTCCCGGCCAGCCGCGCCAGTTCCGGCGGGAGGGTCGGGGGCGGGGTGTGGCAGGCGACCAGCAGGAGCAGGGCAGGCCAGAGTCGCATCCTCCAGGCATACCACCTCCTCTCCCGGGGCGCGTCCCACTTTGGGTGCGGCGCGGCGTAGCATCCGGGTCATGACATTGCCTGCGCCTGTGATTGCCGACCTGCGTTCCGATACCGTCACGACCCCCACGCCCGCCATGCGCGAGGCGATGGCGCAGGCGCCGGTGGGGGACGACGTGTACGGCGAGGACCCCACCGTGAACGAGTTGCAGGTCGAGGTGGCCCGCCTGACCGGGCACGAGGCGGGGCTGTTCATGCCGTCGGGCACGATGACGAATCAGGTGGCGATTGCGCTGCACACCCGCCGCGGCGAGGAGGTCATCTGCGCGGAGGGGTCGCACATCTACGAGTGGGAGCTGGGCATGATGGCGGCGTTCAGTGGGGTGGTGCCGCGGTTCGTGCCGGCGCCGCTGGGCGTGCCCGCCCCGGAGGACGTGCGCTCGGCGGTGCGGCGCAGCGTTCACCAGTCCCCGAGCGGGTTGATCAGCCTGGAGAACACGCACAACAAGGCGGGCGGGACCGTGATTCCGCTGGATGTGCTGGACGGGATTCGCGCGGTGGCGACCGAGGAGGGCCTGCCGCTGCACCTGGACGGGGCGCGCGTGCTGAACGCGGCGGTCTCTCTCGGTGTGCCGCTGAGTGACATCACGGCCCGTTTCGACACGGTCAGCGTGTGCCTCAGCAAGGGCCTGGGCGCCCCGGTGGGCAGCGTGCTGGTGGGCAGCGCAGCCCAGATGCGGCAGGCGCACCGTTACCGGAAGATGATGGGCGGCGGCATGCGGCAGGCGGGTGTGCTGGCCGCGGCGGCGCTGGTGGCGCTGCGTGAGGGTCCGGCCCGGCTGGCGGAGGATCACCGCCGCACCCGTGAACTGGCCCACGCCCTCGTGAACGCGGGTTTCGACGTGAACATGGCTGCCGTGCAGACGAACATCATCTACGCGGCCGTGCCGGACGCCGCCGCGCACGCCGCCCGCTGGAGCGAACAGGGCGTGCTGTGCAACGCGCTGGGGCCGGACAGCGTGCGCTTCGTGCTGCACCACCAGATTGACGACGAGGCGCTGGCCGGGGCCATCCGCGTCCTGACGGCGTAGGGGCAGCGGACACGCTGTTCCCGCTTCCCCCTCCTCAACTTTCCGTTGACGCGCCGTGCCGGGTGGGCGCGGTAGGCTCGGGGGTATGACCGTTCCGGATGCCCTGCCCGTGACCACCGATCCGCCTGACGTGCCCGCGCCGCCCGGGGTGCGGGCGGTGGATGGCAACCGGGCGGCGCTGGCGCTGCTGCTGGTGCAGAACGTGGTGTCGGCGGGGCTGCTGGCCTTGAAGGTGCCGCTGGGGGCGTCGCTGCTGGGGGCGTTCGTGGTGGTGGCGCTGGTGGGCCTGACCGCCTTCCGGACGCCGATGCGGGCGCTGTTCCGGGACGTGCGCTGGCGCACACCGCCCGCGTGGGGCGTGGCGGTGGCGGCGTTCGTGCTGGCATTCCTGGCATCACGGGCGTTCGTGCTGGCGTTCGTGACCCTGGTGCCGTCGGCAGCGGACAGCGCCCCGCAGTTCCTGAGTCGCGGCGCGGACCTGTGGGTGCTGCTGCTGGCGGCAGGCGTGCTGGTCCCGGTGGCCGAGGAGGTCGCGTTCCGGGGCCTGATGATGCGCGGGCACGAGCGCGCGGCCGGGTTCGGGGCGGCGGCACTCACGTCGTCGCTGGCGTTCGCGGTCGCGCACGGCGCGCCGGTCAGCGTGATCGGCATCCTCCCGCTGGCGTACGTGCTGGCGCGCGTGACGCAGCACACGGGCAGCATGTGGAACGCCGTGATCGTGCACGTACTGAACAACACCATCGCGCTGGGCCTGGGCGCGTTCCTCGCCGGGCGACTCCCGACCGACCCGGCCCGGGCGACCGAGCTGCTGTCGAACCCGGCCCTGAAG
Above is a genomic segment from Deinococcus depolymerans containing:
- a CDS encoding elongation factor G, with the protein product MPVRIVSLAAHSGAGKTTLSEALLLRSGAISRAGRVEDGTARSDHTDAEKTHGFSIQTGVVRLAHRGTDITLLDTPGYADFVREIRGGIRAADTAVIVVSAVSGVEVGTERVWATADRFAMPRLIAVNQMDRDRANYHAVLADLRASLSGPVAPAYLPLGEGADFRGVVNVLTGEVSPPQDLPPSDRAALQAAQTALTDAIVETDDDLMNRFLDGSPISTDELHAAFTRAVHAGTLYPVIPVSAHSGAGVDALLDLMVTGLRSARERGPLTGVDGQTRDPTPDAPLSARVWRVSIDPFVGKQAFIRVWSGTLRPGDILRNTTQDLDVRPMHLYVPNGKDLTEVTELPAGSIGVLTKLPDLHAGDTLADPALPIRYDPLWLPDPVHTVAIHPATRQDEDKLGAALAKLREEDPTLHYSREAQTGEQLLSGMGEMHLNIAVEKLAAQGVTVTTTTPRIPYRETIHAPAEAQGKHKKQSGGHGQYGDCRIRIEPGPGFSFRSAVVGGAIPGKYIPSIEKGVQDAMLRGPLAGYPMQDVHVTVLDGSYHDVDSSDIAFRTAGSLALKNAVANARPGLLEPVLQLRVRAPASFTGDLISDLQTRRARVQGMDPEGTVITVTALVPQAELQTYSADLRSLTGDRGAFSVKPHGYQAVPEPLAKKIIETRQGELAGA
- a CDS encoding type II CAAX endopeptidase family protein, which encodes MTVPDALPVTTDPPDVPAPPGVRAVDGNRAALALLLVQNVVSAGLLALKVPLGASLLGAFVVVALVGLTAFRTPMRALFRDVRWRTPPAWGVAVAAFVLAFLASRAFVLAFVTLVPSAADSAPQFLSRGADLWVLLLAAGVLVPVAEEVAFRGLMMRGHERAAGFGAAALTSSLAFAVAHGAPVSVIGILPLAYVLARVTQHTGSMWNAVIVHVLNNTIALGLGAFLAGRLPTDPARATELLSNPALKVPLAVGAALFGTVVLVVLHLWLTPKADPQERSAPGPWLSGAYVAVLLFGLTALTLTFPPVAAWLETVRAAAQGH
- a CDS encoding GntG family PLP-dependent aldolase, with amino-acid sequence MTLPAPVIADLRSDTVTTPTPAMREAMAQAPVGDDVYGEDPTVNELQVEVARLTGHEAGLFMPSGTMTNQVAIALHTRRGEEVICAEGSHIYEWELGMMAAFSGVVPRFVPAPLGVPAPEDVRSAVRRSVHQSPSGLISLENTHNKAGGTVIPLDVLDGIRAVATEEGLPLHLDGARVLNAAVSLGVPLSDITARFDTVSVCLSKGLGAPVGSVLVGSAAQMRQAHRYRKMMGGGMRQAGVLAAAALVALREGPARLAEDHRRTRELAHALVNAGFDVNMAAVQTNIIYAAVPDAAAHAARWSEQGVLCNALGPDSVRFVLHHQIDDEALAGAIRVLTA